The window ttgcaacataaacaagtacatacacttattacaactATATTACGAAACCCAGTTActacgtgtatccttgatagtttgGCACATTGAAAGAACTCCCACCAagagctggattaccaccgccacccaaaccagccGAAGGACATTTTCGACGGCCATGTCCTGTTTGcaagcatataccacatttgcgcgcataaatGATATCGCTAaaatccatttggttccgtatatgcTTTCTCTTCTGCACCTATATTCGACGCAAAAgctccttgttacacaccattttaaatagttccggcggccaataatgctctgTACCCaatggctgcaactgcccactataggtgtttaagtatgcagcgACACTATATTATTTATCAACATAGTTGGTTGACCCTAAACCAATATGTTGAAAGTACCTGATGGCATGTGAGTACGGCATGTGGTAGATGAACCATTTCCTACAAGAGCATAACCTTGTAGATTCATTTATGGTATGTACATTATTCCCCCTATTTTGATGGATAGGAGTGCGAAATTCAAAAAACATTTCTGTCGTGATCATactgtaaaaatgaatgccaatttGCTCGCCGCCTGTATTTCTCAAATTTCTTCATCGAcagtggcataaattcaacacctctTTCCATCAATGACGTTGCAGCTGcagccctttcaacaaacctctctgccATCAGCTTGAAGGACATGCGCACCATGGTAGTGACATGCAATCCTCTTcccgacttcaataacccgttgaaagactctgacacatttgtagtcagaattccccatATTTTttcaccatccgcatgcaaagtccacttgtcaagctcatgtcgtaTCAACCAACCATAGGTTCTCTCGTCTTCCTGCCTGATAGATtccatatgcctccggaatttatgctcTTGGTGttctgttgctgccatccacatcaaatcatgcagATCTTTGTTGGGATGTACCTTCTGGATATtagccttcaggtgcctcacgcagtaacggtggtaggcataaggttcttgccatgcaggcaaaTTCTGTACAGAACTTAAGATACCACCATGCCGATAAGATATCAGACAAATACCGGAATGCTATTTGATAACGTGCTCTTTCAAATGGTTCAAAAACAGCGTCCACGTCTCTTgactttcattggcacaaatagcaaaagttagaggaaatatttgtccattagcatctactgcaacggcgatcaagagcttgatatcatactttccatagacatgagtgccgtctatggatattaccggccgacAATGCGAAAAatcatcaattgctggtttaaatgcccagaacacgtaattgaatatatattctgattttttcggactccgctcaagcttccattcaatatccgtcccggggttaaagtattGTAGTGCGGCCGTGTACCTAGGTAgagctgcaaatgacttatcgcagttaccataaacaatttcaaacgcacgtttgcgcccgagaaatgcttTTCTTTTGGTAATAGTATGACCATATTCATAgtggactgatgtaatgcactctttgattttataccttatggacgcttcaaggtgtggaataaggacaagagaaatcaagtcaatatccaagttgaaatgattcccattgaatgtgtccatttcacatatGTGGGTGAaaatatatttacccacttttCACATACCTGTGTTCTTCTTActcgcacgcagcatccaatgacaacccgtaaaccatctgcggcaaataaccttgtatacatccgAACTTTTCTCCCATACCGttatctcacgacactcttttacgctgtACATTTTCGCCGCCCTtcttaggcgcgctttatcaggaaaaagcatgccctttgccagcaccgttggtctataatcatcccacattgctgtccgaatttcatcaaaatcctcTTCGCTCTTCTGACATTATGAAAAaatgcttgagaatttaacaagaagaaaaatttaaaCGGGAGTTAGGAATATTTTTGaatggatttttgtaaaatcttaatgcctttaaataaggcaattcCTAGCTCGGGGGCTGAATTGTTTTAGGTATAACGCTCTTTTAAAGGAtgctatacccatttgaattattgttatgtcagttaaatgAAGGAtacttattggtgggcccacaaaaCAGGTATAACGCTCTTTAAAAAAGCGCTATACATATATAAAACGCGATTCTTAAAGACGTTATATGTATATCACTCTTTTAAAAAGCACTATATATTAACGTCCAAAACTTCCGTTAATGTATAACGCTCTTGTAAAAGAGCgttatacataaaaaaaaaatactcttttttttaacaCTTATTTTCGTTCTACTTGTCAAAAAGAACCACAATTAGTTTCTCGATTCTGGTTTCTTTGCTGTCCAAAGAAAAATCGAATCAATCAAATCGCAAAGAAAAAATTAACGCTTACTCCAGGAAACACGTGTCGATATCGGGCAGCCCTTATCGAATTGGTCCCCCTTTAAAAGTTTGCAGACCCCACCTTCCTAGTACCTGCTTTGCACCATGGTGGGTGCCAACAATCTGACACGTGTTGGTCGCTTTAATGAATAAAAGGTGTAGATTAAATGTATAGGCGAAAGAACGACAAAATCCAAatcctctctcttttttcttcataGAATCTGACAAAAGACATGCCGTTACGCGGCTGTGCGCTAAATGACAAAATACGTGTCATACTCCAAGGTAGTGGATGTAGTTTGATTGAGATAGTTAGGGTAATTTGGTCAATGCACATAGCTGGCGAGAGAAGAGTGCTAATAATATTTTGTTGCCACGTGCCATGGCGTCGGCCGCACGCAAGGAAAGCTAGAGTTACAACATGTTTTGgagttttttttttgataatattATCCCTTTGGAGTATAGGTCTATTTTGGTCACTTAAATATAAACTTGAGCATATTTAGTTCTTTAAAGTGGAGCACATTTAGTTTCGTTATCACAATATAttcaaaaactaacggtgttACCCAACTCTTATTAATGAAACAAATCTTTTGCTATGAAGCAAAATATTTCCTCTTCTTTTATTGGATAAcacaaattatcactttaattcctcatttttagataatgtcttctaaaattttgacttTGAAAATATCCCCTTTTGTGccagttttcaatgagaaaatgacactgtatagtcgctgtaaaaataatagccgaaaactGCAAAACATTTCAGttgattttttcaaaaagaaaagttaaaatttgaaaaaaatagagcTACCAGGATCACTTCTAGGCATATTATTGAAGCAAACGAATAACCAAgttgtattatcacttttagcccgtgtcaaaaattatttacatctggtagcgaaaaaaagtatataaatatatatatacaaaaaatatataaattttatatattttttcggctattatttttacaacggctatacaatgtcattttctcattgaaaactggCACATAAGGAgatattttcaaggtcaaaattttagaagacattatctaaaaatgaggaattaaagtaataatttacgttatccaataaaaggagaggaaacgttttgcttcagagcagaagatttgcttcatgaatTAGAATTGGGTaacaccgttagtttttgaaTACATTGTGTCAGTGAGACTAAATGTGCTCCACTTTAACATACTcaagggactaaatatgctcagggCTATATTTGAGGGACCGAAATAGacctaccctcaaagataagggaTAATATTGGCAAAAAACTTGCATGTTTTGATTAGACGATCTTATTGTATAGTATTGTATTAAAATTTATATTGTTGTTTTAATTTTGATACATTTTGTTTCATTTCAAGAGTAGGTGTTCGATTGCATACGGATTTAactctatttttttctttataatttagaagcttgtgattttAAATACACTTGTCAATTTGTATGGTTATAGAACGATAAAGAAATAGTTGTATAAACTGGAATGAAGAAGTATTATATAAGACCAATAATGTTATATACTAGCAAATGCTGAATTGTTTTATTGCAACACATGCATTTAAGGGATGAGTGTTGCAGGTGATAATAAGAGAAGCTTGCTTTGATGTACATATGCTCCAATTTGTAGGTGTAAAATCATGGTGATCGAAAGAGTTAAAATTGAAAGAGTTAAAATGGTATAAAGTAGACATTAAATCATATGAAATGAAGTTATTTCCAAATAGCATCATTACAATCTCTTTGAATTATTACATACTTAACAAAAGATAgacaaaatggaagaaaatgattcACCGCACGCGATTCCAATATTTTggaatatatattaaaatttatgtgaatctattttctttttggtctgttccaaaaatAATGATCATTTTCTAAATTTGTAAATAATTCtgcttaaacttataattctacccttaatgagaagcttttataacaaCACAAATACTCTGAGctcctttttgaattgtttaggactacaaattccaaaagtctttattttttcttaaaattcgTTGCCCTATCAAATAGGtttacataaattaaaatagagAGAGTACTACTAGTTACTTTAATATGTTTGATGTAGGTCCTATTTTTTTTTAAGAGTCCATAGTAGAAATTTTATACATTAGAAAATATAGAgaaattttgttatttttatttttattttgggcAATGAGATGAATTGAAACGGGAACAAAATCTTTATTCAAAAGCCACAAGTACAGATAATTGCTGGTAAATTCCAGATCTGATGCAGTGTACTAAACTGATTAAACTTCAATCTTAAAAAGTTGATACTATATAGTATTGCAGTTGAATATTCCCTCTTCCCTCCCTGTTACTAAAATGAAAACGAAAAAGAACTCATCTATTCTCTTCTTCTCTCCTTATTTCTTAGACAAAGATAATAGAGAAGATTTTACGTATTATTTACAAATGTGTGTAAATTAATGGTGGGTCATATTACACAGTGTATATTTTGGCGCCTGCTTTGTCGTCTATTGCCCCTTTGCTTTTTGACTCCATGCCCATCTCTCTCTCCTCTCCTTATCCTTCTTACCCTTTTTTCTTCTGTTCTTATTAACTGTCTTTATATTTCCCTTCTCTATTCCTCTTTCACTCTCTGTCTCCGTCTCTATTCCTCTATCCTCTTCCTAATAAGCTCTCTGTTTCACTAGTGCTGTTTTTTCTTGGTACTCTGTTCTTTTCTCAGTAGTGTTGTTTTGAAACTCAAAACGAGAAAGCAAAGAAATCAAAGTCTCTTTCGCATTATGAGCGCTAAAAGCTGATCTTTTTTTAAGTTTAGTGACCCTTTCTAAGTGTCTCTAAAGATTGATTATTGTGTAATAGCCATGGCAGGTGATAATGAAGTTAACGCTGCTGAATCTAaggtattttctttaattcaacTTGTTATGTTCTAGTATATCTAATTTCGACCATTCTTTGCATAATTTCTTGGTGTTGCTGTTATCAAATTTGTTAGTTACTTCAATTAAAGGATCATTTCATGTATAATCAAcgattctgttttttttttttttgtaataataAAGAGTTTAGTCAGTTTTCTGAGAAAAGTTCATTTTTTTGAGAACCCAACCTTATATTTGGGGCAAAAGCAAGAAACTTACGTTGATTTTGCTGATATGAGCTTTGCTTATGTATTTGCTCTGACATTCTTATGTTTCTTTGGCATATCCTTTTGCCAATTTAACACCTTCTATGAAATTACCGTTTCTTTCCTATTGCTGTTTGGGGgtttaattttttcttattttaccaTCATTTCCTTTTTCTGGTTATgctaaaaaagagaaaaactatAATTCCTTTTACCctttcaaaaaagaaagaagaagaaagtttgaTGCTTTCTTTTTGTAATGCCTAGTTGTGGATAAAGATGCATTCGCTATGATCAATTTGTTTCTGGCATCAATTTAGATGTTTTGTAATGACTAGGGATTTTGTCCCTTTTGACAGAGATTGGTTCCACTTAATACATGGATCCTCATTTCCAATTTCAAACTGGCTTACAACATGCTACGCCGGTCTGATGGCACATTCAATCGCGATTTAGCTGAGTTCTTGGAGCGAAAGGTCCCTGCAAACTCATTTCCAGTTGATGGTGTTTTCTCTTTTGATGTTGTTGATCGGGCGACAAGCTTGCTTAACCGCGTCTATAGACCTGCTCCGGACAATGAGGATGAATGGGGTAAAGTAGAACTTGAGAAACCATTGAGCACCACTGAAATTGCTCCTGTTATTGTGTTCTTTCATGGTGGAAGTTTTACTCATTCCTCAGCTAATAGTGCTATTTATGATACATTCTGTCGTCGCCTTGTTAGCATTTGTAAGGCTGTTGTTGTATCTGTGAACTATAGACGATCTCCTGAGCATCGATACCCTTGTGCATATGATGATGGATGGAGTGCTCTTAAATGGGTAAAGTCAAGGCCGTGGCTTCGGAGTGGGAAAGATTCAGAAGTTCATGTCTACTTGGCTGGTGATAGTTCTGGTGGTAACATTGCTCACCATGTTGCTGTGAGGGCTGCTGAAAACGGGGTCGAGGTATTAGGTAATATTCTCCTTCATCCCATGTTTGGTGGGCAAAAAAGGACTGAATCTGAGAAGAGATTGGATGGGAAATTTTTTGTAACAATTCAAGATAGGGATTGGTATTGGAGAGCATATTTACCACAAGGAGAAGATAGGGACCATCCGGCATGTAATATATTTGGACCTAGAGGTAAAAACCTAGAAGGAGTTAAGTTTCCAAGGAGCCTAGTTGTGGTAGCTGGTTTGGATCTTGTTCAAGATTGGCAATTGGCTTATGTTAAAGGCTTGCAGAAATCAGGGCATGAGGTGAATCTACTATACCTAAAGCTGGCAACGATTGGTTTCTACTTCTTGCCTAATAACGACCATTTTCGCTGCCTAATGAAGGAGATAACCAGCTTCATCCATCCTAACTGTTCATAGATTTACTTAACTTCAGTTATAGGCAGCCTATACATAACAAAATCTTGACCTTCCACTCAGGTTCTTCCTCTTCAGTAGTATATAGTATATCGTGTATATTAGATGATTAGGTAGATACTTCTCACCCTTATTCGTACGTCTTTTGGGTTGTAATCTCCATCTAAGGATCAGTTTTATGGTCTTCTACATGTAAAAACAGTGGAGGTGTTCAGTGAGGAAGTCAGCCAATCTGGTGCCTAAGAATTGGTATTTGAGTAATTCAAAGAAGCTTCATCTTGTTTGGAGCTTGGTTTGTGAAGTTATGTAGAATTGGGGTTGGGACTTGTATTGATAATTTAGGCAGTAGATTTCTTGGTGTCTCAGTTGTTTCCAGCATCTGGCTACTACCACTAAAAAGACTAATTTCATATGTATTGTGCTCTGGAGATATAATATAAAGATTTTGTTCCTTCGTTGCTTTTCTCCTCTGTAATTCACCATTTGAATAGTTCATATTGTTGTTCTCTTAGTCATACTCATAATTGTTTTGGTGAAAAAGGTTAAATCATTTCTTGGAAAAAGATTATCCGTATACCAGGTATTTGCATCAAGACGTACAACAACAAATTCAGTATAATTTCACAGGTGAAGTCGTAGGCAGACTTGGGACATCAAAACGTACCGTTTTCTCTATAAACTAAACTTCACTAGCATTTAATCGTGGTTAAGAAATATATATTCTCATTTTAATTGAAGACTCTTGGTTCTTGtaagtgtttttttttcttttttaggaatAGAGAAAAAAAGCAACCTCTTTGTATCCCAGTAGGGATTATAATAAGTAGCTTATCGTGGAAGCAGCAGAAAGGCGACACCCAAAACACAAGTGAATTGCATACATTGTTCCATTTGATTGAACAGGCCAATGACATTGTGACAAACCCCGTCCATCCAAAATACTACTACACTACTTCTAATGTATTTTTGTGATTGGACGAGTGTGATTCCTAGTTGTTGTCATAATCAATGACTTCTTTCCATTTCTTGACGTTGATCGACTCTCATTTCTTTGTCATATCTTGGTGTTGTACTGTTGTTATAGATGGGTCCTTTTTGGAATCTGCGATACTTTAGGGAATTTGAGACATTTCCTCAAGCTTTGGGTTTTTTTGTGTAATTGATAATGAGTAACCGGTTAAAAAAGAGTGACCACTTAGCCCTTTTCTTTTCGGGTTCAAAATAAGTGTTCCCGCTCAccaaatcaagaaagaattaatCTTATATtttgcccttatttacatatcTCTACAAGTATTTTAAATTACAATATATGGTTATTCTATGTTTGATTGCCATTCAAATTTCACGTTTTTTAGCATATTCCAAGTTTCGCTCACTTATGGTTTGGTCTATGGAGTGTTCTTTTAATCATTGCAATATGTTCATACTAGCTAATTTTAAGTGTTAATTGTTAAGTGGCCAACGTCAATGCGTCAAGTTTTAGTTAGGGGTAGTTTagtcaaattattttttttccttaggAGTTAGTATTTTACTTAAGAGGTGTGCAAAATAAACACCTATTTTGAACCTGAGGAAATATTAATTTATTAGGATTAGTGAGATAAAGTAAGGTGATTATGTGTATTGATTAGTAGTAGAAGGAAAATTTTGGTACAACAGTGATAGTTGTTGACATGTGACTAGTATGTCACTTGTTTAAGGCACAAATAGCAATGCAAGTAAGGTACATGCATAAGATTCAATTTGGTCCTTTATGTGTATTAATTAGCAGTAATTAGTGataacaatatatatacaaaGACACATATTACTATAATTTATTTAGTGTAAATAGTGGGTAGGAGACTAGGACTAATTAATTCTCCTCCAACTGTTGGGGACCATTTCGAAAAACAAAACAAAGCAAAATGCTCCCTGTTTTTGTTTTCACATTAGTGGGAACACTTCAATGTTCGTTAACATTAGTTCAATTTTGtcccaaataaaaatatattatgtgGACGGTAAATATTAATAATGAGATACGCTTATATTGATTATTAAATGTTCTTTCTATTCTAATTTATGTGACATATTTTGAATTGACACgtagtttaagaaagaaatagaGAATTTTGAGACTTGTAACCTTAAACACTCTGTAACATTTGTTTGACTATCAAACTTTCTATTAAAACTAAAATGATAAATGTAAAgctaattgttttcaaatataaaaaaaatagtttcacataaactaaataaaatagaataattaataggaaattgtgtacttaggaaggaaaaaaaaagtaacaACAGGAAAAAGATAGGTAATGTTATCTTTCTTTTTAGTTGATACTTTTTCCAGGCCAATTGCTTGCTTAGTAGAGTTTTCTTGTATGGAAGAAAAGCTTCGATTCAATGCTGCCAAAACCCATTTGATTTGACATCTTAAACTGATTAATAACTCATTATTGTCGTTTTGTGAGGATTAACAGCTGGATATAGTAGAAGTTTATACAAACGTGAGTTAAGGACAAGGTGAAGTCATTGTCATCAAAAGATCTTTTTGATTATGCTTATTAATGGTAGCAgctaatgttgacaaaaaaatAATGTTGTGGAGTTGCTTTTCCCAAGTTTCCTCTATTTTCAAACCTTTCCATCCTATAACTTAAGCCTTCGAACTTAAAGGAACcaaaattttaagtttaattATGAGCATAAAGATTTAGTATAATATGTGGTGTGTGGTCAGTGCATCATGAGTTTAAGTTCTGCTAGGGATTTAGGTGTGGTATTTAAGTGGCCAAGAAGGTAAAGAGGCCATATCTATTATTCACCGAGTTTTAAATTCTTTATTAAaaggaaattaaaattaaataagtgGAATCAAGAgaatatatctatctatctatctatctatattattataaaaatatgaatataatgtcgatttacaaaaataaccttgtaatattaaacataataactcataataaaaggacataaccggaattctaaatattagccttataatcttATTAGTTTTAGGATATAATACTACACATTAgaaatcctattagtataattattctcaagctgtctaattcatataaaattgaacataTAAATATCTTTtctcatgtaatcctattacttttaggatatacttcttaaaaatttctattactaatttaatttgaaaacgtattataatatcctattactaatttaatttgagaatgtattatattgttcaaatccatttagaaaaaaaTGTGAGCCtacattattataaaattataaatacaatattaatatatcaaaattgccctaaaatattaaacggaagaactcatagagaaaggacataactgcaataacTTCTATGCTaataccttctatgctaatttttgatatttaagattttaaattaataaaattttatctattaaattctcattaaaaatatgtaggaaggtttaataaaattaatttcataataaTCCTtcgtattggcaatacattaccactacataatgtccaatacgaagaaaaaataaaagtaatattaaatagactgcataaagagttgaaattgagaaaaaaaaataccccacgataatatattttattttatatttgaattatttttctactcaaataatattttttaattaatttttcgtgTAGTATTAAAAAATACCCaagtattaaaaaataaataagaaaatatttaagaatataaatgtgtgagaaaaagaaaaaaatggctggtaagagtcaataccactaatgattctacaaacataaagatctaaaagtgaaatatcatatcaatcttttactctttgaaaataaaatttatggtggataaaattataattaagattaaatattcaaaataagagatgaactaatattaagatctgaatcaacatagagTAAATTATTGTCTTttgttaaaatcaaataattaaatcttttaattaattatttagcaagagaatccaatccAATTATTTCTTATATTCATCATATGGGTagaattcttattcaagttaaaagAAAACCTTAGGGtatataaatttattccataaaaagagcgttagaataaaattaaaaagtttaatatattattaagaatcaaaatgctatacaagtGTCTGAGGAAGTACAATCAAAACTAAATCCAAAATAAGAACAaattttcaagactatattataaagagttgaCTCTGCTATAAAGgaattattctttgtagatgcctccgacggaatcgaaataatatttctatgtcatgcattacttgcaaatatcatatcaagaggcatgactGTGTTggcaataatagcaagtggtgtaccaacaatgattttattatgaggtcactcactttaaatttgatatacattttcaaacaacttaaatagctatcacaaatatatcaaagcagagcaatggtgctaaatttataaggaaaaacAATTGATAATATGGAATGAAGTATgtatggctaagtgtcaaacgaagttctagagatatattggatattaataaACCGTTTGGTGAAAAATTAATGATTTAggaggtgatttctgtcaagtactaccagtagttccaaaatcaacaaaaataaagactataaaagctagcttgccaaagttatacttctagcctcaaatgaaaaagattcaactgacgagaaatataaagtaagaacagatccagtattcagcgtcttcttgcttcgtgtcggaaacgaataagagcatccaataaaagatgattttaccttttcctgaacacttggttatcaatcccaatgataatagtagtgcatttaataagagaaatattcctatcattagattaaaacgcaatttgtacaattcgcatgatagaattaaaaagatatatTAGCttgcagaaatgaatatgttaatcaactaaataaaaggttaattgcaaaattttatagtaaaaataaaatattttttagtttttgactcatcagaaaatgataccaataattactacctagaagaatacttaaatactttaataccaaatgtcCTTCTACCATACATATttattgtcaagtttattattttttacgtatattagtgtcaccgtatatataatagactaagttaaaattgatattccattgtatataggttaattttgaaaaacaaatgtacgtcatgctactgaaaaattTAGATACGCCGAAtaacttatgtaatagcacacagatggtataaaagttttgaaaataacgtcatatatgcaaaaattatgatactggtcaatgtgcttctaaatATATTATTATCcttgaattcaactttcgtcttccgaaactaaggtATATTCTTTTAAGTTtgtgtgaaaatattttttagtatgtttatgttttacaaatataacaaataaagtacaaggacaaatatcctaaatattagactatatttaccgcaatatattttcttgcacaaACAattgtatgttgcactttcaagagggatatcaagatcgacaacaagagttttggttaaggtagagcaaccaaagcattaggaggaagcaaacacaaaaaaatattgtccacaaagaagtgttctctaagatatcatcacattaaatacttttaaaccaTAATACTTAATTATCTAACTAatatgacaaaattgatcatttgtgtaagttttaatgatgtccttttattttaaattcatgtactatgctaatgtaataatatttttcgacatttaaatgattgttgtattattatacataaaatttcactaattaattaaattttattaatccttcatataaataaatattaaaatatcaAATGACATTaataacgtgcaacgcacgttcatagatactagtatatatatatatatatatatatatatatatatatatatatatatatatatatatatatctgataTAAAGTGTCTAGTTAGCACCTACACTAGAAAGGACTTCGGCTTGAGAATCCATACCATAAGATTTAAAGAGATAGGATCACCGTTAAATATATAGACTAATAATGTAATGAACAAATGATCTACACCACTATTAGAGTTTCAACTTCTTAAGCAATGGGTTGCATCATTATCTCGTACGACTAGATACAAATTATAATCAGCTCGTTGAAAAAAGAAGTAATAATATGGCCTTAATGCTAACCCTACACGTGCCTTGTCTAGTTTACTACCATCAGTGGCGGACCCAAATGATGGCTAGTTGAACCCGcttcacaaaaaaataatattgtgtatatgtataaattatgatTAAATCTGTgtaaattttatataaatatttaatttgaactcacttgacaactactattttaccACTAAATTTATatacttctaagattgaacctGCTTGTACAAAATTTTGGGTCCGCCACTGACAACCATATCTCATGCTTAGTAACCAAAGAAAGTTCTTGTGTAAAGATGGATCCACGATTTACATTCAATCTGTAGGCAAAGGCGGATTTAGGAATTTAAGTTTATGGGTTCCTACCGTAATctcaaattaatatacaataatatgtGGGTTTACAAttagatatttataaatatttagtgaatttcttaataGAAATA is drawn from Nicotiana tabacum cultivar K326 chromosome 22, ASM71507v2, whole genome shotgun sequence and contains these coding sequences:
- the LOC107831490 gene encoding gibberellin receptor GID1B; amino-acid sequence: MAGDNEVNAAESKRLVPLNTWILISNFKLAYNMLRRSDGTFNRDLAEFLERKVPANSFPVDGVFSFDVVDRATSLLNRVYRPAPDNEDEWGKVELEKPLSTTEIAPVIVFFHGGSFTHSSANSAIYDTFCRRLVSICKAVVVSVNYRRSPEHRYPCAYDDGWSALKWVKSRPWLRSGKDSEVHVYLAGDSSGGNIAHHVAVRAAENGVEVLGNILLHPMFGGQKRTESEKRLDGKFFVTIQDRDWYWRAYLPQGEDRDHPACNIFGPRGKNLEGVKFPRSLVVVAGLDLVQDWQLAYVKGLQKSGHEVNLLYLKLATIGFYFLPNNDHFRCLMKEITSFIHPNCS